From the genome of Chanos chanos chromosome 5, fChaCha1.1, whole genome shotgun sequence, one region includes:
- the epas1a gene encoding endothelial PAS domain-containing protein 1 isoform X2 — MTAVKEKKRHPSERRKEKSRDAARCRRSKETEVFYELAHQLPLPHNISGHLDKASIMRLAISFLRTRKLLTSGCIDRQTRDDKQMDSLYLKSLEGFVAVVTSDGDMIFLSENISKYMGLTQVELTGHSIFDFTHPCDHEEIRENLSVKTGPSFGKRTKEMNTERDFFMRMKCTLTSRGRTVNLKSASWKVLHCTGHQKMYTSCPPHLLCGLKEPPLTCVVMLCEPIPHPSNIDTPFDSKTFTSRHSMDMKFTFCDERVSELIGYRPEDLLGRSVYEFYHALDSHNMTKSHQNLCTKGQVVSGRYRMLAKHGGYVWMETQATVIYNSRNSQPQCIVCINNVLSNIEEKSVIFSMDQTEALFKPHRMLDMGEIFGQNGAGSVPEAGNMLFTKLKEEPEDLAQLAPTPGDAIIALDFGSPQFEESSLYSNVSSRPGTSHRWRIDPPQPSPESKQPKVPASFTVPQSLPQSKATPSSTPSATPTLSNCSGCSTPSSPDYYGNNDTELKVEFTEKLFALDSEPKSSTESQLDLSDLDLETLAPYIPMDGEDFQLNPICQEETEPAQGLNTVSQLGFSSVASLFQPIGHPPSDNKRNAGTYSDQALVPGYADPASTLLSSRAGKQSSQWPPDPHLRYGRSDAGHVGPQPRPQMDQNRNHGNVLPREQRFFESFAQTRKEMTLGQLAVANTFKRKREFGAPFSFPNIPQNEMPHNDSTESMWKRRKALSSDSCIFSGRKSLSTSVLPDAFSTLQSVELGSSGSGSGLFSQTVSEKFCSSDYNQYNMLPSAKTKGVISQLLGPSFDSFGLPELTRYDCEVNVPLQGHLNLLQGSDLLRALDQAS; from the exons ATGACcgctgtgaaagagaaaaaaag GCACCCGTCAGAGAGGCGGAAAGAGAAGTCTCGCGATGCGGCCCGGTGTAGACGCAGTAAGGAGACGGAGGTTTTTTACGAACTGGCTCATCAGCTGCCGCTCCCCCATAACATCAGCGGTCACCTGGACAAAGCTTCCATCATGAGACTGGCTATCAGCTTCCTACGAACACGCAAACTCCTAACCTCAG gtTGTAttgacagacagaccagagaTGATAAACAGATGGACAGTCTTTATCTCAAATCTCTGGAGGGCTTTGTTGCTGTGGTAACATCCGATGGAGACATGATCTTCTTGTCAGAGAACATAAGTAAATACATGGGCCTGACTCAG GTGGAGTTAACTGGACACAGCATCTTTGATTTCACACATCCATGCGATCatgaggagatcagagagaacCTCAGTGTCAAAACAG GCCCCTCGTTTGGGAAGAGGACTAAAgagatgaacacagagagagatttctttaTGAGGATGAAATGCACGCTCACGAGCAGGGGACGAACTGTCAACCTCAAATCAGCCAGCTGGAAG GTCCTGCACTGCACCGGTCATCAGAAAATGTACACAAGCTGCCCCCCCCACTTGCTCTGTGGTCTAAAGGAGCCCCCCCTCACCTGCGTGGTCATGCTGTGTGAGCCCATTCCTCATCCTTCTAACATCGACACCCCCTTCGACAGCAAGACCTTCACCAGCCGACACAGCATGGACATGAAATTCACCTTCTGTGATGAGAG GGTGAGCGAGTTGATTGGCTATCGGCCTGAGGATTTACTCGGACGCTCTGTGTATGAGTTCTACCATGCACTAGACTCACACAACATGACGAAAAGCCACCAGAACT TGTGCACTAAAGGCCAGGTGGTGAGTGGTCGGTATCGGATGTTAGCCAAACATGGAGGTTACGTTTGGATGGAGACCCAAGCCACAGTCATCTACAACAGCCGTAACTCCCAACCCCAGTGCATAGTGTGCATCAACAACGTCTTGAG CAACATTGAGGAGAAGTCGGTGATCTTTTCCATGGATCAGACCGAAGCTCTGTTCAAGCCCCACCGCATGCTGGACATGGGCGAGATTTTCGGCCAGAACGGCGCGGGCTCGGTGCCGGAGGCGGGCAACATGCTCTTCACCAAGCTGAAGGAGGAACCAGAGGACCTGGCTCAGCTGGCGCCAACGCCAGGCGACGCCATCATTGCCCTGGACTTTG GAAGTCCTCAGTTTGAGGAGTCGTCTCTCTACTCGAATGTGTCCAGTCGCCCAGGAACCAGTCACCGGTGGAGAATAGACCCTCCCCAGCCCagtccagagagcaaacagcCAAAGGTGCCCGCCTCCTTCACAGTGCCTCAGAGCCTGCCTCAGAGCAAAGCCACACCCAGTTCCACACCCAGTGCCACGCCCACCCTAAGCAACTGCAGTGGCTGCTCCACG CCCAGCAGCCCAGATTACTATGGCAACAATGATACAGAACTGAAGGTGGAATTCACGGAGAAACTCTTTGCTCTGGATAGTGAACCCAAAAGCTCCACAGAATCACAG TTGGACCTGAGTGATCTGGATTTGGAAACGCTGGCTCCGTACATCCCCATGGATGGTGAAGACTTCCAGCTGAACCCCATCTGCCAGGAGGAGACTGAACCTGCCCAAGGCCTGAACACTGTGTCCCAACTCGGTTTCAGCAGCGTGGCTAGCCTCTTCCAGCCCATAGGTCATCCCCCCTCAGATAACAAGAGAAATGCTGGAACTTATTCAGACCAGGCTCTGGTTCCAGGCTACGCAGATCCAGCCAGCACACTGCTGTCTTCCAGGGCTGGCAAGCAGAGTTCCCAGTGGCCCCCCGACCCGCACTTACGTTACGGCCGCTCCGATGCGGGACACGTGGGCCCTCAGCCAAGACCGCAGATGGATCAGAATCGGAACCACGGCAACGTTTTGCCCCGTGAGCAAAG GTTTTTTGAGAGCTTTGCTCAAACACGAAAGGAAATGACCTTGGGCCAGCTTGCTGTTGCCAACACTTTTAAACGTAAGAGAGAGTTCGGAGCACCATTTTCTTTTCCCAACATCCCTCAG AATGAGATGCCACACAATGACTCGACAGAATCGAtgtggaagaggaggaaggcaCTGAGCAGTGACAGTTGTATTTTCTCAGGCAGGAAGTCACTCAGCACTAGTGTGCTTCCAG ATGCTTTTTCCACTTTGCAAAGTGTGGAGCTGGGCTCCTCAGGCTCAGGGTCTGGACTGTTTAGTCAGACCGTGTCGGAAAAGTTCTGTTCTTCTGACTACAACCAGTACAACATGCTACCCTCTGCCAAAACCAAAG GTGTGATAAGCCAACTTCTGGGGCCTTCCTTTGACTCATTCGGTCTGCCTGAACTGACGCGCTATGATTGTGAGGTAAATGTGCCTTTGCAGGGCCATTTGAACCTTCTGCAGGGCAGTGATCTGCTCAGAGCTCTAGACCAGGCCTCATaa
- the epas1a gene encoding endothelial PAS domain-containing protein 1 isoform X3 produces MTAVKEKKRHPSERRKEKSRDAARCRRSKETEVFYELAHQLPLPHNISGHLDKASIMRLAISFLRTRKLLTSGCIDRQTRDDKQMDSLYLKSLEGFVAVVTSDGDMIFLSENISKYMGLTQVELTGHSIFDFTHPCDHEEIRENLSVKTGPSFGKRTKEMNTERDFFMRMKCTLTSRGRTVNLKSASWKVLHCTGHQKMYTSCPPHLLCGLKEPPLTCVVMLCEPIPHPSNIDTPFDSKTFTSRHSMDMKFTFCDERVSELIGYRPEDLLGRSVYEFYHALDSHNMTKSHQNLCTKGQVVSGRYRMLAKHGGYVWMETQATVIYNSRNSQPQCIVCINNVLSNIEEKSVIFSMDQTEALFKPHRMLDMGEIFGQNGAGSVPEAGNMLFTKLKEEPEDLAQLAPTPGDAIIALDFGSPQFEESSLYSNVSSRPGTSHRWRIDPPQPSPESKQPKVPASFTVPQSLPQSKATPSSTPSATPTLSNCSGCSTPSSPDYYGNNDTELKVEFTEKLFALDSEPKSSTESQLDLSDLDLETLAPYIPMDGEDFQLNPICQEETEPAQGLNTVSQLGFSSVASLFQPIGHPPSDNKRNAGTYSDQALVPGYADPASTLLSSRAGKQSSQWPPDPHLRYGRSDAGHVGPQPRPQMDQNRNHGNVLPREQRFF; encoded by the exons ATGACcgctgtgaaagagaaaaaaag GCACCCGTCAGAGAGGCGGAAAGAGAAGTCTCGCGATGCGGCCCGGTGTAGACGCAGTAAGGAGACGGAGGTTTTTTACGAACTGGCTCATCAGCTGCCGCTCCCCCATAACATCAGCGGTCACCTGGACAAAGCTTCCATCATGAGACTGGCTATCAGCTTCCTACGAACACGCAAACTCCTAACCTCAG gtTGTAttgacagacagaccagagaTGATAAACAGATGGACAGTCTTTATCTCAAATCTCTGGAGGGCTTTGTTGCTGTGGTAACATCCGATGGAGACATGATCTTCTTGTCAGAGAACATAAGTAAATACATGGGCCTGACTCAG GTGGAGTTAACTGGACACAGCATCTTTGATTTCACACATCCATGCGATCatgaggagatcagagagaacCTCAGTGTCAAAACAG GCCCCTCGTTTGGGAAGAGGACTAAAgagatgaacacagagagagatttctttaTGAGGATGAAATGCACGCTCACGAGCAGGGGACGAACTGTCAACCTCAAATCAGCCAGCTGGAAG GTCCTGCACTGCACCGGTCATCAGAAAATGTACACAAGCTGCCCCCCCCACTTGCTCTGTGGTCTAAAGGAGCCCCCCCTCACCTGCGTGGTCATGCTGTGTGAGCCCATTCCTCATCCTTCTAACATCGACACCCCCTTCGACAGCAAGACCTTCACCAGCCGACACAGCATGGACATGAAATTCACCTTCTGTGATGAGAG GGTGAGCGAGTTGATTGGCTATCGGCCTGAGGATTTACTCGGACGCTCTGTGTATGAGTTCTACCATGCACTAGACTCACACAACATGACGAAAAGCCACCAGAACT TGTGCACTAAAGGCCAGGTGGTGAGTGGTCGGTATCGGATGTTAGCCAAACATGGAGGTTACGTTTGGATGGAGACCCAAGCCACAGTCATCTACAACAGCCGTAACTCCCAACCCCAGTGCATAGTGTGCATCAACAACGTCTTGAG CAACATTGAGGAGAAGTCGGTGATCTTTTCCATGGATCAGACCGAAGCTCTGTTCAAGCCCCACCGCATGCTGGACATGGGCGAGATTTTCGGCCAGAACGGCGCGGGCTCGGTGCCGGAGGCGGGCAACATGCTCTTCACCAAGCTGAAGGAGGAACCAGAGGACCTGGCTCAGCTGGCGCCAACGCCAGGCGACGCCATCATTGCCCTGGACTTTG GAAGTCCTCAGTTTGAGGAGTCGTCTCTCTACTCGAATGTGTCCAGTCGCCCAGGAACCAGTCACCGGTGGAGAATAGACCCTCCCCAGCCCagtccagagagcaaacagcCAAAGGTGCCCGCCTCCTTCACAGTGCCTCAGAGCCTGCCTCAGAGCAAAGCCACACCCAGTTCCACACCCAGTGCCACGCCCACCCTAAGCAACTGCAGTGGCTGCTCCACG CCCAGCAGCCCAGATTACTATGGCAACAATGATACAGAACTGAAGGTGGAATTCACGGAGAAACTCTTTGCTCTGGATAGTGAACCCAAAAGCTCCACAGAATCACAG TTGGACCTGAGTGATCTGGATTTGGAAACGCTGGCTCCGTACATCCCCATGGATGGTGAAGACTTCCAGCTGAACCCCATCTGCCAGGAGGAGACTGAACCTGCCCAAGGCCTGAACACTGTGTCCCAACTCGGTTTCAGCAGCGTGGCTAGCCTCTTCCAGCCCATAGGTCATCCCCCCTCAGATAACAAGAGAAATGCTGGAACTTATTCAGACCAGGCTCTGGTTCCAGGCTACGCAGATCCAGCCAGCACACTGCTGTCTTCCAGGGCTGGCAAGCAGAGTTCCCAGTGGCCCCCCGACCCGCACTTACGTTACGGCCGCTCCGATGCGGGACACGTGGGCCCTCAGCCAAGACCGCAGATGGATCAGAATCGGAACCACGGCAACGTTTTGCCCCGTGAGCAAAGGT TTTTTTGA
- the epas1a gene encoding endothelial PAS domain-containing protein 1 isoform X1 translates to MTAVKEKKRHPSERRKEKSRDAARCRRSKETEVFYELAHQLPLPHNISGHLDKASIMRLAISFLRTRKLLTSGCIDRQTRDDKQMDSLYLKSLEGFVAVVTSDGDMIFLSENISKYMGLTQVELTGHSIFDFTHPCDHEEIRENLSVKTGPSFGKRTKEMNTERDFFMRMKCTLTSRGRTVNLKSASWKVLHCTGHQKMYTSCPPHLLCGLKEPPLTCVVMLCEPIPHPSNIDTPFDSKTFTSRHSMDMKFTFCDERVSELIGYRPEDLLGRSVYEFYHALDSHNMTKSHQNLCTKGQVVSGRYRMLAKHGGYVWMETQATVIYNSRNSQPQCIVCINNVLSNIEEKSVIFSMDQTEALFKPHRMLDMGEIFGQNGAGSVPEAGNMLFTKLKEEPEDLAQLAPTPGDAIIALDFGSPQFEESSLYSNVSSRPGTSHRWRIDPPQPSPESKQPKVPASFTVPQSLPQSKATPSSTPSATPTLSNCSGCSTPSSPDYYGNNDTELKVEFTEKLFALDSEPKSSTESQLDLSDLDLETLAPYIPMDGEDFQLNPICQEETEPAQGLNTVSQLGFSSVASLFQPIGHPPSDNKRNAGTYSDQALVPGYADPASTLLSSRAGKQSSQWPPDPHLRYGRSDAGHVGPQPRPQMDQNRNHGNVLPREQRFFESFAQTRKEMTLGQLAVANTFKRKREFGAPFSFPNIPQQNEMPHNDSTESMWKRRKALSSDSCIFSGRKSLSTSVLPDAFSTLQSVELGSSGSGSGLFSQTVSEKFCSSDYNQYNMLPSAKTKGVISQLLGPSFDSFGLPELTRYDCEVNVPLQGHLNLLQGSDLLRALDQAS, encoded by the exons ATGACcgctgtgaaagagaaaaaaag GCACCCGTCAGAGAGGCGGAAAGAGAAGTCTCGCGATGCGGCCCGGTGTAGACGCAGTAAGGAGACGGAGGTTTTTTACGAACTGGCTCATCAGCTGCCGCTCCCCCATAACATCAGCGGTCACCTGGACAAAGCTTCCATCATGAGACTGGCTATCAGCTTCCTACGAACACGCAAACTCCTAACCTCAG gtTGTAttgacagacagaccagagaTGATAAACAGATGGACAGTCTTTATCTCAAATCTCTGGAGGGCTTTGTTGCTGTGGTAACATCCGATGGAGACATGATCTTCTTGTCAGAGAACATAAGTAAATACATGGGCCTGACTCAG GTGGAGTTAACTGGACACAGCATCTTTGATTTCACACATCCATGCGATCatgaggagatcagagagaacCTCAGTGTCAAAACAG GCCCCTCGTTTGGGAAGAGGACTAAAgagatgaacacagagagagatttctttaTGAGGATGAAATGCACGCTCACGAGCAGGGGACGAACTGTCAACCTCAAATCAGCCAGCTGGAAG GTCCTGCACTGCACCGGTCATCAGAAAATGTACACAAGCTGCCCCCCCCACTTGCTCTGTGGTCTAAAGGAGCCCCCCCTCACCTGCGTGGTCATGCTGTGTGAGCCCATTCCTCATCCTTCTAACATCGACACCCCCTTCGACAGCAAGACCTTCACCAGCCGACACAGCATGGACATGAAATTCACCTTCTGTGATGAGAG GGTGAGCGAGTTGATTGGCTATCGGCCTGAGGATTTACTCGGACGCTCTGTGTATGAGTTCTACCATGCACTAGACTCACACAACATGACGAAAAGCCACCAGAACT TGTGCACTAAAGGCCAGGTGGTGAGTGGTCGGTATCGGATGTTAGCCAAACATGGAGGTTACGTTTGGATGGAGACCCAAGCCACAGTCATCTACAACAGCCGTAACTCCCAACCCCAGTGCATAGTGTGCATCAACAACGTCTTGAG CAACATTGAGGAGAAGTCGGTGATCTTTTCCATGGATCAGACCGAAGCTCTGTTCAAGCCCCACCGCATGCTGGACATGGGCGAGATTTTCGGCCAGAACGGCGCGGGCTCGGTGCCGGAGGCGGGCAACATGCTCTTCACCAAGCTGAAGGAGGAACCAGAGGACCTGGCTCAGCTGGCGCCAACGCCAGGCGACGCCATCATTGCCCTGGACTTTG GAAGTCCTCAGTTTGAGGAGTCGTCTCTCTACTCGAATGTGTCCAGTCGCCCAGGAACCAGTCACCGGTGGAGAATAGACCCTCCCCAGCCCagtccagagagcaaacagcCAAAGGTGCCCGCCTCCTTCACAGTGCCTCAGAGCCTGCCTCAGAGCAAAGCCACACCCAGTTCCACACCCAGTGCCACGCCCACCCTAAGCAACTGCAGTGGCTGCTCCACG CCCAGCAGCCCAGATTACTATGGCAACAATGATACAGAACTGAAGGTGGAATTCACGGAGAAACTCTTTGCTCTGGATAGTGAACCCAAAAGCTCCACAGAATCACAG TTGGACCTGAGTGATCTGGATTTGGAAACGCTGGCTCCGTACATCCCCATGGATGGTGAAGACTTCCAGCTGAACCCCATCTGCCAGGAGGAGACTGAACCTGCCCAAGGCCTGAACACTGTGTCCCAACTCGGTTTCAGCAGCGTGGCTAGCCTCTTCCAGCCCATAGGTCATCCCCCCTCAGATAACAAGAGAAATGCTGGAACTTATTCAGACCAGGCTCTGGTTCCAGGCTACGCAGATCCAGCCAGCACACTGCTGTCTTCCAGGGCTGGCAAGCAGAGTTCCCAGTGGCCCCCCGACCCGCACTTACGTTACGGCCGCTCCGATGCGGGACACGTGGGCCCTCAGCCAAGACCGCAGATGGATCAGAATCGGAACCACGGCAACGTTTTGCCCCGTGAGCAAAG GTTTTTTGAGAGCTTTGCTCAAACACGAAAGGAAATGACCTTGGGCCAGCTTGCTGTTGCCAACACTTTTAAACGTAAGAGAGAGTTCGGAGCACCATTTTCTTTTCCCAACATCCCTCAG caGAATGAGATGCCACACAATGACTCGACAGAATCGAtgtggaagaggaggaaggcaCTGAGCAGTGACAGTTGTATTTTCTCAGGCAGGAAGTCACTCAGCACTAGTGTGCTTCCAG ATGCTTTTTCCACTTTGCAAAGTGTGGAGCTGGGCTCCTCAGGCTCAGGGTCTGGACTGTTTAGTCAGACCGTGTCGGAAAAGTTCTGTTCTTCTGACTACAACCAGTACAACATGCTACCCTCTGCCAAAACCAAAG GTGTGATAAGCCAACTTCTGGGGCCTTCCTTTGACTCATTCGGTCTGCCTGAACTGACGCGCTATGATTGTGAGGTAAATGTGCCTTTGCAGGGCCATTTGAACCTTCTGCAGGGCAGTGATCTGCTCAGAGCTCTAGACCAGGCCTCATaa